One Micromonas commoda chromosome 7, complete sequence genomic window carries:
- a CDS encoding predicted protein yields the protein MVVLAASVVTKGGKALVSRQYVPMTRIRIEGLLAAFPKLVSTGTQHTYVETENVRYVYTPMEQGQLYLLLVTNKASNILEDLDILRLLGKVLPEYTQQQTDEEGISRAAFDLIFAFDEVIALGHKENVTMSQVRTFTEMESHEEKLHKMIIQSKINDTKDVMKRKALEIDKSKIDKGAGGSRYGRMDGMGGVGVSGMGGGGMGGGGLGGGSGYDDDRYGMGGRSGGYEDELGNRVGGFGGAGMSRSKAEEAIKSQAGPTRGLKLGGAKGGTNTNKFLASLAAEGEDVAMSMESLAINPKPGGGVPAVAQDGVSLKIEEKLNVTLKKDGGIEGMEVQGTMMLEIRGGEEDAFIRVGVATGANEGFQFKTHPNIDKQLHAEQGILGLKDPNRPFPMGSPLGVLKWRYQTRDERAVPLAINCWPSVSGGESFVSIEYEASDRMDLHNVVISIPLPPLRDPPQVNQVDGDFNYDGRRNVLRWEIQMIDRSNRNGSMEFVVPATDGGNFFPISVDFTSKQTLCDVRVAEVTRTTDGSSVKHFGESTVVCESYQVV from the exons ATG GTTGTCCTCGCGGCTTCCGTGGTGACCAAGGGCGGCAAAG CCCTGGTGTCGCGCCAGTACGTCCCGATGACGCGAATTCGCATCGAGGGCCTGCTCGCCGCTTTCCCCAAGCTCGTCAGCACGGGCACCCAGCACACGTACGTCGAGACCGAGAACGTCCGGTACGTGTACACCCCCATGGAGCAGGGACAGCTgtacctcctcctcgtcaccAACAAGGCGTCCAACATcctcgaggacctcgacATCCTGCGACTCCTCGGCAAGGTCCTCCCCGAGTACACGCAGCAGCAaaccgacgaggagggcatcagccgcgccgccttcgatCTCATCTTCGCCTTCGACGAggtcatcgcgctcggccACAAGGAGAACGTCACCATGTCGCAGGTGCGAACCTTCACAGAGATGGAGTCGCACGAGGAGAAGCTCCACAAGATGATCATACAGTCCAAGATCAACGACACCAAGGACGTGATGAAGCGCAAAGCGTTGGAGATTGACAAATCCAAGATCGACAAGGGCGCCGGAGGATCCCGGTACGGGCGCATGGacggcatgggcggcgtcggcgtctccggcatgggcggcggcggcatgggcggcggcggcttgggcggcggTTCCggctacgacgacgaccgctACGGCATGGGCGGCAGGTCCGGCGGGTACGAGGATGAGCTCGGCAACAGGgtcggcgggttcggcggcgccggcatgTCCCGCtccaaggcggaggaggcgatcaAATCGCAGGCTGGTCCCACGCGAGGGCtcaagctcggcggcgcaAAGGGCGGAACCAACACCAACAAGTTCctggcgtcgctcgccgcggagggcgaggacgtcgcgatgTCCATGGAGAGCTTAGCCATAAACCCcaaacccggcggcggcgtgcccgcGGTGGCCCAGGACGGCGTCTCTCTCAAGATTGAGGAGAAGCTCAACGTCACCCTGAAGAAGGATGGCGGGATTGAGGGGATGGAGGTGCAGGGGACGATGATGCTCGAgattcgcggcggcgaggaggacgccttcatccgcgtcggcgtcgcgaccggcgccAACGAGGGGTTCCAGTTCAAGACCCACCCCAACATCGACAAGCAGCTGCACGCCGAGCAGGGCATCCTCGGCCTCAAGGATCCCAACCGGCCCTTCCCGATGGGCTCcccgctcggcgtcctcaAGTGGCGGTACCAGACCCGCGACGAGAGGGCGGTGCCCCTCGCGATCAACTGCTGGCCGTCCGTCTCCGGCGGGGAATCGTTCGTCTCCATCGAGTACGAGGCGTCCGACCGCATGGACCTTCACAACGTCGTCATCTCCATCCCGCTCCCGCCCCTGCGCGATCCACCCCAGGTGAACCAGGTGGACGGGGACTTCAACTACGACGGGCGTCGCAACGTGCTTCGATGGGAGATCCAGATGATCGACCGGAGCAACAGGAACGGGAGCATGGAGTTTGTCGTGCCCGCCACGGACGGCGGCAACTTCTTCCCGATCAGCGTCGACTTCACGTCCAAGCAGACGCTGtgcgacgtgcgcgtggcCGAGGTCACGAGGACCACGGATGGGTCCAGCGTGAAGCACTTCGGGGAGTCAACCGTCGTGTGCGAATCGTACCAGGTCGTGTGA
- a CDS encoding predicted protein, giving the protein MNSDNVPLLGTRPSIAPRPRTLRVPPAPETPLGKISPVESRPAEAASLTTTRLPTIFPTRTGGAPIDSGRKFTTHIVSIALGVLLFFSALLNVAQYQHGQSPMARAALGDGRYAMHAVFTLEKPSKHGKCAEELVHMCVDSRSATLAAPSSLGAAASVRDWEVRGNRAHLGWTAPGVMHGVLSLVHPTHGKCAEEQGLVRMCVDKRSAALATTN; this is encoded by the coding sequence ATGAACTCCGATAACGTCCCCCTCCTCGGTACGCGCCCGTCCATCGCTCCGCGACCCCGCACGCTCCGCGTCCCCCCCGCGCCTGAAACACCCCTCGGAAAAATCTCCCCCGTCGAATCTCgccccgccgaggctgcctcactgacgacgacgcgccttCCCACGATCTTTCCCACACGCACAggcggcgcgcccatcgaCTCCGGCCGTAAGTTCACGACTCACATCGTGTccatcgccctcggcgtcctcctcttcttctccgcccTGCTCAACGTGGCGCAGTACCAGCACGGCCAATcgccgatggcgcgcgccgccctcggcgacggccgctACGCCATGCACGCCGTCTTCACCCTCGAGAAACCCTCGAAGCACGGCAagtgcgccgaggagctggtGCACATGTGCGTCGACTCGCGCTCCGCCACGCTCGCGGCCCCCAGCAgcctgggcgccgcggccagcGTCAGGGATTGGGAGGTTCGCGGTAaccgcgcgcacctcgggtggaccgcgccgggcgtcaTGCACGGCGTGCTCTCGCTCGTGCATCCCACGCACGGGAAGTGCGCCGAGGAGCAGGGGCTGGTGCGCATGTGCGTGGACAagaggtccgcggcgctcgccaccaCGAATTGA